A portion of the Candida dubliniensis CD36 chromosome R, complete sequence genome contains these proteins:
- a CDS encoding glutamyl-tRNA synthetase, mitochondrial, putative (Similar to S. cerevisiae MSE1), with the protein MKLSFPIIRNYSKAGSLLKDSLAELATNSSHLSRQPKSPARTRFAPSPTGFLHLGSLRTALYNYLLAKSTGGKFILRIEDTDRNRLVPGAEDNIIHTLKWCNLQIDEGPVEGGPYGPYRQSDRKHIYQKYANEMLSKGLAYKCYCSKDRLLELRESAQRLKPPTNVTYDRKCISEKEHEGLPYVIRFKSPNKYPPFKDLLHGELNLQPQYNDKDRRFDDFVIVKNDGMPTYHFANVIDDHLMKITHVVRGEEWLPSTPKHIAMYHAMGWEPPQYIHIPLLTSLKDKKLSKRSGDLNILKLKDEGILPEALVNFVALFGWSPVRNNGEKFNEVMDLCDIVELFSIDQLTKGNAKVNDSKLYYFNKLHLAKKLESAEGMETLVEEYYPHFKQFSHQSKDYLYKLLTFMGPNLTSIHEIETDHQYLFQEIDYSMVKVPSEQTKGVLEYVLSHGYYDAVDKLPHQGIPKKNIFMSLRYALSGGKSGLAIPHFIELLGEDEFNRRLQNSLKSLM; encoded by the coding sequence ATGAAATTATCATTTCCCATAATCAGAAATTATTCCAAAGCAGGGTCTCTTTTAAAAGACTCGTTAGCAGAACTTGCAACTAACTCTTCACATCTATCAAGACAACCCAAATCTCCTGCAAGAACAAGATTTGCACCTTCACCAACAGGGTTTTTACATCTTGGATCTTTGAGAACGGCATTGTATAATTACTTGTTAGCGAAAAGCACAGGGggaaaatttattttacGAATTGAGGATACAGACAGAAACAGGTTAGTTCCAGGAGCAGAAGATAATATCATCCATACTTTAAAATGGTGTAACTTACAAATAGATGAAGGTCCAGTAGAAGGTGGGCCATATGGTCCATATAGACAATCAGACAGAAAGCATATATATCAAAAGTATGCCAATGAGATGCTATCTAAAGGGCTAGCATACAAATGTTATTGTTCAAAAGATCGATTATTGGAATTACGTGAATCTGCCCAAAGACTAAAACCACCAACGAATGTCACATATGACCGAAAATGCATTCTGGAAAAGGAGCACGAAGGATTACCGTATGTGATTAGGTTCAAGTCACCTAACAAATACCCACCatttaaagatttattGCACGGCGAATTAAATTTGCAACCCCAGTATAATGACAAGGATAGAcgatttgatgattttgtcATTGTCAAGAACGATGGCATGCCCACTTATCATTTTGCCAATGTTATTGATGACCATCTAATGAAAATCACTCATGTGGTTAGAGGAGAAGAATGGCTCCCGTCAACTCCAAAACACATTGCAATGTATCATGCCATGGGATGGGAGCCTCCTCAATACATTCATATTCCATTACTCACATCattaaaagataaaaaattatctaaaAGAAGTGGAGActtgaatattttgaaattgaaagatgAGGGCATCCTTCCAGAGGCATTAGTCAATTTTGTGGCATTGTTTGGGTGGTCACCAGTGAGAAACAACGGTGAGAAATTTAATGAAGTAATGGATTTATGTGACattgttgaattgttttcaattgacCAACTAACTAAGGGCAATGCAAAAGTAAATGACCTGAAGTTATACTATTTTAATAAACTTCATTTGGCTAAAAAATTGGAGAGTGCTGAAGGAATGGAAACTCTTGTTGAAGAGTATTATCCACACTTTAAACAGTTTAGTCATCAATCCAAGGATTATCTTTACAAGTTGTTAACATTCATGGGGCCAAATCTTACCAGTATTCATGAAATAGAAACTGACCATCAGTATCTTTTCCAAGAAATTGACTACAGTATGGTAAAAGTACCGAGCGAGCAAACAAAAGGTGTCTTAGAATACGTTTTGCTGCATGGCTATTATGATGCAGTTGATAAATTACCTCACCAAGGCATTCCaaagaagaatattttCATGAGTCTTCGGTATGCTTTGAGTGGTGGGAAATCCGGCTTGGCTATACCCCATTTTATAGAATTATTGGGTGAGGACGAATTTAACAGAAGATTGCAAAATTCCCTTAAGAGTCTCATGTAA